A single genomic interval of Streptomyces sp. BA2 harbors:
- a CDS encoding sucrase ferredoxin, whose product MTAAERFFCADAARTRGDSLAGTAPHGSVWVLIEHRGGWPPNGFDGLDLEPHTKGLVFSAAQAVRARVLLVRRHGRRSPEGTRRWAVLRQDNSGAYRQRWGTWSRDQDLVEIVQALGAPGELGSPPVVLVCAHGQHDTCCAVRGRPVGRALSERWPELVWECTHVGGDRFAANVVVAPDGVYYGGLDAKSSVTTVEEHLAGRIHAEHLRGYTDLFPPQQAAVAAVLRRFGPAGRHDYAVVETSREDNRWRIRITGRPPRPAALDVEVHSHRTPPSQLTCRGLSMSSAAVYEVTSIGVG is encoded by the coding sequence GTGACCGCGGCAGAACGCTTCTTCTGCGCCGACGCCGCGCGGACACGCGGCGACTCACTCGCGGGCACAGCGCCGCACGGCTCTGTCTGGGTACTCATCGAGCACCGAGGCGGCTGGCCGCCCAACGGCTTCGACGGCCTCGACCTGGAGCCGCACACCAAAGGACTCGTGTTCTCCGCCGCCCAGGCGGTGCGGGCACGCGTACTTCTGGTCAGGCGGCACGGACGCCGCAGCCCCGAAGGCACCAGGCGCTGGGCCGTGCTGCGCCAGGACAACTCCGGGGCCTACCGCCAGCGATGGGGCACATGGAGCCGTGATCAGGACTTGGTGGAGATCGTCCAGGCTCTCGGTGCCCCCGGAGAGCTCGGTTCTCCGCCCGTCGTCCTCGTCTGCGCCCACGGCCAGCACGACACCTGCTGCGCCGTGCGCGGTCGGCCCGTGGGACGCGCCCTCAGTGAGCGCTGGCCGGAGCTGGTGTGGGAATGCACCCACGTCGGCGGTGACAGGTTCGCGGCCAACGTCGTTGTCGCACCCGACGGCGTCTACTACGGCGGTCTCGACGCCAAGTCGTCGGTCACCACGGTCGAAGAGCACCTGGCCGGCCGGATTCACGCCGAGCACCTGCGCGGATACACGGATCTCTTCCCACCGCAGCAGGCCGCTGTCGCAGCCGTACTCAGACGCTTCGGCCCGGCCGGCCGGCACGACTACGCAGTCGTCGAGACGTCACGCGAAGACAACCGATGGCGCATCCGCATCACCGGTCGCCCGCCTCGTCCCGCGGCTCTGGACGTCGAGGTGCACTCCCACCGCACCCCGCCGTCTCAGCTGACCTGCCGCGGACTGTCCATGAGTTCCGCCGCTGTCTACGAGGTCACCTCGATCGGGGTCGGCTGA
- a CDS encoding hydrophobic protein yields MVPLILVLLLALLLFGAGFALKALWWIAVIVLVVWLLGFVIRPGASGGRRSRWYRW; encoded by the coding sequence ATGGTTCCCCTGATTCTGGTGCTTCTTCTGGCTCTGCTTCTCTTCGGTGCGGGTTTCGCGCTGAAGGCGCTGTGGTGGATCGCGGTCATCGTGCTGGTGGTGTGGCTGCTCGGCTTCGTGATCCGGCCCGGCGCGAGCGGCGGTCGCAGGAGCCGCTGGTACCGATGGTGA
- a CDS encoding peptidase inhibitor family I36 protein, with translation MRRAIAMRKKLAVLFVAVAAAAATGVPGTTAHAADGYDRCPDGSYCMFSGLDGTGDMIALRASTPDLAALGMDDRAKSDWNRTPSTIYLWSDAHYTGCTVVTSSGPTGKGNFFPAYRDFLSAVQFDGPGGPSCGTPPGEGG, from the coding sequence ATGCGCAGGGCAATCGCAATGAGGAAGAAGCTCGCCGTGCTGTTCGTGGCGGTGGCCGCGGCGGCCGCCACCGGGGTGCCGGGCACCACGGCACACGCAGCCGATGGGTACGACCGGTGTCCCGACGGCTCCTACTGCATGTTCTCGGGGCTCGACGGAACCGGCGACATGATCGCCCTCAGGGCAAGCACCCCGGATCTCGCCGCGCTGGGCATGGATGACCGGGCCAAGTCGGACTGGAACCGGACGCCCTCGACCATCTACCTCTGGTCCGATGCGCACTACACCGGCTGTACGGTCGTGACCTCCTCCGGCCCGACGGGCAAGGGGAACTTCTTCCCTGCCTATCGGGACTTCTTGAGTGCGGTGCAATTCGACGGTCCGGGCGGTCCGAGCTGCGGCACTCCGCCCGGCGAGGGCGGTTGA
- a CDS encoding cupin domain-containing protein, which yields MSIPPTELQDADADATPGVGVLETRLTGLTQAEFARDVWARTALLTRRASDFSDLFSADAVDELTSRRGLRTPFLRVAKDGSTLPESSYTSPAGAGATIGDQLDDTALWRRFTDGATLVLQALQRTWGPVADFSARLSTELGHPVQANAYVTPPQNRGFDDHYDVHDVFVLQIDGTKRWLVREPVHPDPLRDQPWTDRRRAVAEAAKGEACIDAVLEPGDVLYLPRGWLHAAQAQGEVSIHLTLGIHSWTRYALAEQLAQSALTVLRDDPDMRSTLPLGVDGPDGEIDIVRERLIAAITKVDSAPLFHRTRRGQGRPAPLGPLAQLKAVDGLGPHSRVRLRGQLEARLEGPRLATRVGWLDFTATDLPSVTRMLDGEVRTAGDLGVELVGRLLRAGVLVPADR from the coding sequence TTGAGCATCCCCCCGACCGAGCTTCAGGACGCCGACGCCGACGCCACACCAGGCGTCGGCGTTTTGGAGACGCGGCTGACCGGCCTGACCCAGGCGGAGTTCGCCCGCGACGTCTGGGCGCGCACAGCGCTGCTCACGCGACGCGCGAGCGATTTCTCCGATCTGTTCTCCGCCGATGCCGTAGATGAACTGACCTCGCGTCGAGGGCTGCGTACGCCGTTCCTCCGCGTTGCCAAGGACGGCTCCACCCTCCCCGAGTCGTCGTACACCTCTCCCGCCGGTGCCGGCGCCACCATCGGCGACCAGCTGGACGACACCGCTCTGTGGCGCAGGTTCACCGACGGCGCCACGCTGGTCCTGCAAGCCCTGCAGCGCACGTGGGGGCCGGTCGCGGACTTCAGCGCCAGGCTGAGCACAGAGCTGGGGCACCCGGTGCAGGCCAATGCCTACGTCACCCCGCCGCAGAACCGCGGCTTCGACGACCACTACGACGTCCACGACGTCTTCGTTCTTCAGATCGACGGCACCAAGCGCTGGCTCGTGCGCGAGCCCGTACATCCCGACCCACTGCGGGATCAGCCCTGGACCGATCGCCGCCGCGCCGTCGCCGAGGCCGCGAAGGGCGAGGCCTGCATCGACGCCGTTCTCGAGCCCGGTGACGTCCTCTACTTGCCGCGGGGCTGGCTGCACGCCGCCCAGGCGCAGGGCGAGGTCTCGATCCATCTGACGCTGGGGATCCACAGCTGGACGCGCTACGCGCTGGCCGAACAGCTCGCCCAGTCCGCACTCACGGTGCTGCGCGACGACCCCGATATGCGCAGCACCTTGCCTCTCGGTGTGGACGGCCCGGACGGCGAGATCGACATCGTCCGCGAACGTCTCATCGCCGCCATCACCAAGGTCGATTCCGCTCCGCTGTTCCACCGGACCCGGCGAGGCCAGGGACGCCCCGCGCCGCTGGGACCGCTGGCCCAGCTCAAGGCCGTCGACGGCCTCGGCCCCCACTCACGGGTGCGGCTTCGTGGACAGCTGGAAGCGCGTCTTGAGGGCCCGCGCCTGGCCACCCGCGTGGGCTGGCTCGACTTCACGGCCACTGATCTGCCGTCGGTGACCCGCATGCTCGACGGCGAGGTCCGCACCGCCGGCGATCTCGGCGTCGAACTCGTCGGGAGACTGCTGCGCGCGGGCGTACTGGTGCCCGCGGACCGATGA
- a CDS encoding SH3 domain-containing protein: MMKHKVAARLASVAAVSAVVVGGTVALAPTASAVGSSACTKNVANYDTQTDTTVKFRTGPGTGYTAKGTVGEGRWVYVTCTAKGGAWAFLKVTSGPHKGETGWIADKYLAVPMQTS; the protein is encoded by the coding sequence GTGATGAAGCACAAGGTCGCCGCCCGACTCGCAAGCGTGGCCGCAGTCAGCGCTGTGGTGGTAGGCGGCACCGTAGCGCTGGCGCCGACCGCATCCGCGGTGGGCTCCAGCGCCTGCACGAAGAACGTCGCCAACTACGACACCCAGACGGACACCACGGTCAAGTTCCGCACGGGCCCCGGGACCGGCTACACGGCCAAGGGCACGGTGGGCGAAGGGCGTTGGGTATACGTCACCTGCACCGCCAAGGGCGGCGCGTGGGCCTTCCTGAAGGTCACCAGCGGCCCGCACAAGGGCGAGACCGGCTGGATCGCCGACAAGTACCTTGCTGTTCCCATGCAGACGAGCTGA
- a CDS encoding class I SAM-dependent methyltransferase has translation MSAQQYDEIGEAYEGFKALPLEQYAVVPSFLAMVGDVRGKSVLDLASGTGFYSREFKRRGATDVLGIDISSEMVAVAKQLEERDPLGVRYEVGDVAELRPLGGRFDITLAVQLLNYAPDIATTERMCRNIHRNMKPGGELFLLNQSPDFRFDGPSPDKYGFRSVLTGEEVETGPRVRTTALLDPAPVSFVANLPRRDVYEKCLPAAGFSDLAWVPLTVSEAGVREFGADHWADFRDNPPLEMLRCRA, from the coding sequence ATGAGCGCGCAGCAGTACGACGAGATCGGTGAGGCCTACGAGGGGTTCAAGGCCCTGCCGTTGGAACAGTACGCAGTAGTGCCCAGCTTCCTGGCGATGGTCGGGGACGTACGCGGAAAGTCGGTCCTCGACCTGGCCTCCGGCACCGGCTTCTACAGCAGGGAGTTCAAGCGGCGCGGCGCCACCGATGTCCTCGGCATCGACATCTCCAGTGAAATGGTAGCCGTGGCAAAGCAGTTGGAGGAGCGCGATCCGCTGGGGGTGCGCTACGAGGTCGGCGACGTGGCCGAGCTTCGGCCGCTCGGCGGGCGCTTCGACATCACACTGGCCGTCCAGCTGCTCAACTACGCCCCGGACATCGCCACGACGGAACGCATGTGCCGCAACATCCACCGGAACATGAAGCCGGGCGGCGAGCTGTTTCTGCTCAATCAGTCGCCCGACTTCCGCTTTGACGGGCCGAGCCCCGACAAGTACGGCTTCCGCAGCGTGCTCACCGGCGAGGAGGTGGAGACGGGGCCGCGGGTGAGGACCACGGCGCTGCTCGACCCGGCACCGGTCTCGTTCGTCGCCAACTTGCCGCGCCGCGACGTCTACGAGAAGTGCCTGCCGGCGGCCGGGTTCAGTGACCTGGCGTGGGTGCCGCTGACGGTTTCGGAGGCCGGCGTGCGCGAGTTCGGTGCGGACCACTGGGCGGACTTCCGCGACAACCCGCCGCTGGAGATGCTGCGTTGCCGCGCCTGA